A single genomic interval of Trinickia acidisoli harbors:
- a CDS encoding PAS domain-containing sensor histidine kinase codes for MTPENRYRVLVDAIKDYAIFLLDVKGRIATWNAGAERIKGYRAEEIVGRHFSVFYPEEVAARGYPGEQLRHAAEIGRWEDEGWRVRKDGTRFWANVVITALRDEAGELMGFAKITRDLTERRRNEEQLRRSEESMRRLMDAVEDAIFMLNPQGQVTSWNGGATRVLGFHASEIIGRHFSRFYPIEDIAGREPERELNDAAARGRIEKEGWRLRKDGSRFCANVVVTAVYGVDGELVGFAKVVRDITERNQLRQLEYASELAARIEAMREDEKKRIARELHDDLGQQLTALKMDLTTLSSDDVPIAADPVDALEAVRTRALAMREAVDHAIASVRRLAAGLRPAVLDDLGLLPALEWLVDDFRQRSRLRIDIASNAEDVAFNESGSTAIFRIVQEALTNVVRHGHCATAVQIDLMCSAAMCDVAILDNGIAIETPAAEQAGRPSPSGLAGIRDRVRRLGGSVVIGSGASGGFAIRLSVPREAVAAPRTR; via the coding sequence ATTACGCCCGAGAATCGCTACCGTGTCCTCGTCGACGCGATCAAGGACTATGCGATCTTTCTGCTCGACGTAAAGGGCCGGATTGCGACGTGGAACGCGGGTGCCGAGCGAATCAAGGGCTATCGCGCCGAGGAAATCGTCGGGCGCCATTTTTCGGTGTTTTATCCCGAGGAAGTTGCGGCGCGCGGCTATCCGGGCGAGCAACTGCGACACGCTGCCGAAATAGGGCGATGGGAGGACGAGGGCTGGCGCGTACGCAAGGACGGCACGCGTTTTTGGGCCAACGTGGTCATCACGGCGTTGCGCGACGAGGCGGGCGAGCTCATGGGTTTCGCCAAGATCACGCGCGACTTGACCGAGCGCCGGCGCAACGAGGAGCAGTTGCGGCGAAGCGAAGAGTCCATGCGGCGGCTCATGGATGCCGTCGAAGATGCGATTTTCATGCTCAATCCGCAGGGACAAGTGACGAGTTGGAACGGCGGCGCTACGCGCGTGCTCGGCTTTCATGCGTCGGAAATCATCGGCCGGCACTTTTCGCGCTTCTATCCGATCGAAGACATCGCCGGGCGCGAGCCCGAACGCGAGTTGAACGACGCCGCCGCCCGCGGTCGCATCGAGAAAGAGGGATGGCGCTTGCGTAAAGACGGTTCGCGTTTTTGTGCGAACGTCGTCGTGACCGCCGTGTATGGCGTGGACGGAGAACTCGTCGGGTTCGCGAAAGTCGTGCGCGATATCACCGAGCGCAATCAGTTGCGTCAGCTCGAATACGCCAGCGAACTGGCCGCGCGCATCGAAGCGATGCGCGAAGACGAGAAAAAGCGCATCGCGCGCGAATTGCACGACGACCTCGGACAGCAGCTTACGGCGCTGAAGATGGACTTGACGACGCTGAGCTCCGACGATGTGCCGATCGCCGCCGATCCGGTCGATGCGCTCGAAGCGGTGCGGACGCGGGCGCTTGCGATGCGCGAGGCCGTCGATCATGCGATCGCGTCCGTTCGGCGGCTGGCGGCGGGGCTGCGTCCCGCCGTGCTCGACGACCTCGGCTTGCTGCCTGCGCTCGAGTGGCTCGTCGACGATTTCCGTCAACGGTCGCGGCTGCGCATCGACATTGCGAGCAACGCCGAAGACGTCGCGTTCAACGAGAGCGGATCGACGGCGATCTTTCGGATCGTGCAGGAGGCGCTGACGAATGTCGTGCGGCATGGGCATTGCGCGACCGCGGTCCAAATCGACCTGATGTGCAGCGCGGCGATGTGCGATGTCGCCATTCTGGACAACGGTATCGCGATCGAAACCCCGGCGGCCGAGCAAGCGGGGCGTCCGAGTCCCTCTGGGCTGGCGGGTATTCGCGATCGGGTACGCCGGCTTGGCGGTTCGGTCGTCATCGGCAGCGGGGCGAGCGGTGGATTCGCCATCCGCTTGTCGGTGCCGCGCGAGGCTGTCGCAGCCCCGCGCACGCGGTGA